A genomic region of Deinococcus sp. KSM4-11 contains the following coding sequences:
- a CDS encoding alpha-2-macroglobulin, giving the protein MKRPWLAGTLITGLLLSNIAPAQNISIYGGRDSTAEPLKVEVYAPAGTLFTLDRVLDPGAMFTADQDAHSPVLPASGRTQRVRSVRLGRSSQLDFGRVPSGVYVVRAGKTSQVVIVSNLGLVVKRDATTTLVYAADKQSGRPRPARIWPLGHTGVVADAQGLARWKGTLGKEQVFLAQYGDQWAITDSGWNGYAAPRVRGYMYTDRPVYRPGQHVEFKGVLRRAGTLTPLAATPVSVKVLNENEEEIYRGTLTSDALGGVHAGFDLSAGAKLGAYRFVVTSAKFDSDELSVDGSFQVEAYQKPEYQVTVTPDSRAAVQGDKVSVRISAKYLFGGSLSGAKVNYSVTRAPYYPPGFDSDSLPPDSGGPDYGSDLVVQEETRLNPSGELVLELPLEKDSQGQTVSYRVEADVEDESRKTVSGQAQVIAFPAALNVQADTDSFVYDAGKAIHVSLDTRDLQDAGRAAQVTLDLVRQDWQNVKGKWVMTEQRLARTQTRTGATGVGSATLRAPRGGGYVLRSTVQDAQGRRSTSENWLWITKPGEDWGWNYREMSLTLDRKTYRAGDTATVLVGNPTPGSPVLLTLEGQTLRQWTVLRSQGATLSYSFKVTADMTPNIYVAAASLGDGSFHAAEKRVKVPRVGADLSVSVKSDKARYAPGEAARLNVQVHDAAGKGVRAELALGVVDQAIYLIEPDQSPALLQVFDAPQDNAVGTQSSLDFTFQQTGPVASRPAAPMTEAAFAQSKEAARATPAQAEVTPRQDFRDTLLWVPNLLTDAQGNASVDFKYPDNLTTWITTVRAQTTSPRFGQTTASTLVTKDVIARLSLPPFLVRGDQVTLSGVVNNTLGQGVDGRATLAVSGLTGVSGAALTPGGASFHADATGRTRLDTVVRATQAGTASVTFTARTPAGNDALKLPLPVKARGYEETRAFTGSAGTPMTFTVPRDAAAQTVGLNLSLTPSLLSAVSPALEYLVGYPYGCTEQTMSRFLPALLARQSLGADVVTQNGWDLKAITEAGLARLADFQHEDGGWNFWKNDASTLEMSAYVVSGLMRAKAVGAKVDNSELDTGLKYLAAHVGDPDERQADRASAYRALADAGRVNVAQLSAFARRKELTPYSLAQLSLALNRAGQRQAALDTLARLKAARLGTTRGGLVYWDTGRSADDWWWYWDDNRIQVTATALEALAKLEPASPLIPGVSQWLLQNRQGPRWVSTQDTTSVIIAALSLPRAASLAPAAVDVQVDGKSLQTVQLGTPAGATLAVPSAQLSAGTHTISLKGAPAGLTYSGQLRYSREPATLNAITGRGITLGRTYERLTPQWDAENKRYTYARTPLLKGGQFQPVTVGDLVLVTLSVKPDQTARYLLVSDPIPAGMKALDERSLTIAGLKERDGYDWDTWDYWYAGRDLLDDRVDLYADYLEGRQTMTYVLRAQTPGTFTALPAHAFLMYDPGVEGYGPAATFTVRDR; this is encoded by the coding sequence ATGAAACGACCCTGGCTGGCGGGCACCCTGATCACCGGACTGCTGCTCTCGAACATCGCACCGGCCCAGAACATCTCGATTTACGGCGGGCGGGATTCGACTGCCGAGCCCCTGAAGGTCGAAGTCTACGCACCGGCCGGCACGCTGTTCACCCTCGACCGGGTGCTCGATCCGGGCGCCATGTTCACCGCCGACCAGGACGCCCACAGCCCGGTGCTGCCGGCAAGCGGGCGGACGCAGCGGGTGCGGTCGGTGCGCCTGGGCCGCAGCAGCCAGCTGGACTTCGGACGGGTGCCCAGCGGCGTGTACGTGGTGCGGGCTGGAAAGACCAGTCAGGTCGTGATCGTGTCGAACCTGGGGCTGGTGGTGAAACGCGACGCCACCACGACCCTGGTGTATGCCGCCGACAAGCAGAGCGGGCGGCCCCGCCCGGCGCGGATCTGGCCGCTGGGGCACACGGGGGTCGTGGCCGATGCCCAGGGCCTGGCGCGCTGGAAGGGCACGCTGGGCAAGGAACAGGTCTTCCTGGCGCAGTACGGCGACCAGTGGGCGATCACGGATTCCGGCTGGAACGGCTACGCGGCCCCCAGGGTGCGCGGGTACATGTACACGGATCGCCCGGTGTACCGGCCCGGTCAACACGTGGAGTTCAAGGGCGTGCTGCGCCGGGCAGGCACCCTGACCCCGCTCGCCGCCACGCCGGTCTCGGTCAAGGTGCTCAACGAGAACGAGGAGGAGATCTACCGGGGCACGCTGACCAGCGACGCGCTCGGCGGCGTGCACGCGGGCTTCGACCTGTCGGCCGGAGCGAAGCTCGGGGCGTACCGGTTCGTGGTGACCTCCGCGAAGTTCGACTCGGACGAGCTGAGCGTGGACGGATCGTTCCAGGTGGAGGCGTACCAGAAACCCGAATACCAGGTGACGGTCACGCCGGATAGTAGGGCAGCCGTGCAGGGCGACAAGGTCAGCGTGCGGATCTCGGCGAAGTACCTGTTCGGCGGCAGCTTGTCGGGCGCGAAGGTGAACTACTCGGTGACGCGCGCGCCGTACTACCCGCCCGGTTTCGACAGCGACTCTCTGCCGCCGGACAGCGGCGGCCCGGACTACGGCTCCGATCTGGTGGTGCAGGAGGAAACGCGCCTGAACCCCAGCGGTGAACTGGTACTGGAGCTGCCGCTGGAGAAGGACTCACAGGGCCAGACGGTCAGCTACCGGGTGGAGGCCGACGTTGAGGACGAGTCCCGCAAGACTGTGAGCGGGCAGGCCCAGGTGATCGCCTTCCCGGCGGCCCTGAACGTACAGGCCGACACCGACAGCTTCGTGTACGACGCGGGCAAGGCCATACACGTGAGCCTGGACACGCGTGACCTGCAGGACGCGGGCCGCGCCGCACAGGTCACGCTGGACCTCGTCCGGCAGGACTGGCAGAACGTGAAGGGCAAGTGGGTGATGACCGAGCAGCGTCTGGCCCGCACGCAAACCCGCACGGGGGCGACGGGCGTGGGCAGCGCCACCCTGCGTGCGCCCCGTGGCGGAGGGTACGTGCTGCGCTCGACCGTGCAGGACGCCCAGGGCCGCCGGAGCACCAGCGAGAACTGGCTGTGGATCACGAAGCCCGGCGAGGACTGGGGCTGGAATTACCGCGAGATGTCCCTGACCCTCGACCGCAAGACGTACCGGGCGGGCGACACCGCCACCGTACTGGTGGGCAATCCCACGCCGGGCTCCCCGGTGCTGCTGACGCTGGAAGGCCAGACGCTCCGCCAGTGGACGGTGTTGCGCAGTCAGGGCGCGACCCTGAGCTACTCGTTCAAGGTCACGGCCGACATGACCCCGAACATCTACGTGGCGGCGGCCTCGCTGGGTGACGGCAGTTTCCATGCCGCCGAGAAGCGCGTGAAGGTGCCGCGCGTGGGAGCTGACCTGAGCGTGAGCGTGAAGTCCGACAAGGCCCGCTACGCGCCCGGCGAGGCCGCCCGGCTGAACGTGCAGGTGCACGACGCGGCCGGCAAGGGCGTCCGCGCCGAACTCGCGCTGGGCGTGGTGGATCAGGCCATCTACCTGATCGAGCCCGACCAGAGCCCCGCCCTCCTGCAGGTCTTCGACGCTCCGCAGGACAATGCCGTGGGCACGCAGTCCAGCCTGGACTTCACCTTCCAGCAGACCGGCCCGGTGGCCTCCCGACCCGCCGCGCCCATGACCGAGGCGGCCTTCGCCCAGAGCAAAGAGGCCGCCCGTGCCACCCCCGCCCAGGCGGAGGTCACGCCACGCCAGGATTTCCGCGACACGCTGCTGTGGGTGCCCAACCTGCTGACCGACGCGCAGGGCAACGCCAGCGTGGACTTCAAGTACCCGGACAACCTGACCACCTGGATCACGACGGTACGCGCCCAGACCACCTCGCCACGCTTCGGGCAGACGACGGCCAGCACCCTGGTCACGAAGGACGTGATCGCCCGCCTGAGCCTGCCGCCCTTCCTGGTGCGCGGCGATCAGGTCACCCTTTCGGGCGTCGTGAACAACACCCTGGGCCAGGGGGTGGACGGCCGCGCGACCCTGGCGGTCAGCGGCCTGACGGGCGTGAGCGGCGCGGCCCTCACGCCGGGCGGGGCGAGCTTCCATGCCGACGCGACCGGACGCACCCGGCTGGACACGGTGGTGCGCGCCACGCAGGCGGGCACGGCCAGCGTGACCTTCACCGCCCGCACGCCCGCCGGAAACGACGCCCTGAAACTGCCGCTGCCCGTCAAGGCCCGTGGGTACGAGGAGACGAGGGCCTTCACCGGCAGCGCGGGCACGCCTATGACCTTCACGGTGCCGCGTGACGCCGCCGCGCAGACCGTAGGGCTGAACCTGAGCCTGACGCCCTCGCTGCTGTCGGCGGTCTCTCCTGCCCTGGAGTATCTGGTCGGCTATCCCTACGGCTGCACCGAACAGACCATGAGCCGATTCCTGCCCGCCCTGCTCGCCCGGCAGTCGCTGGGCGCCGACGTCGTGACCCAGAACGGCTGGGATCTCAAGGCCATCACCGAGGCCGGACTGGCCCGCCTGGCCGACTTCCAGCACGAGGACGGCGGCTGGAACTTCTGGAAGAACGACGCCAGCACCCTCGAGATGAGTGCGTACGTCGTCAGCGGCCTGATGCGCGCCAAGGCCGTGGGCGCGAAGGTGGACAACTCGGAACTCGACACCGGCCTGAAGTACCTTGCCGCCCACGTGGGCGATCCCGACGAACGGCAGGCGGATCGCGCCAGCGCCTACCGTGCCCTGGCCGACGCCGGACGGGTGAACGTGGCCCAGCTGAGCGCCTTCGCACGCCGCAAGGAACTCACGCCGTACAGCCTCGCGCAGCTCAGCCTCGCGCTGAACCGGGCCGGGCAGCGGCAGGCGGCGCTGGACACCCTGGCCCGCCTGAAGGCCGCCCGCCTGGGCACCACGCGGGGCGGCCTGGTGTACTGGGACACGGGCCGGTCGGCCGACGACTGGTGGTGGTACTGGGACGACAACAGGATCCAGGTGACGGCCACCGCCCTGGAAGCCCTGGCGAAACTCGAACCCGCCAGCCCGCTCATTCCCGGCGTGTCGCAGTGGTTGCTGCAGAACCGCCAGGGGCCGCGCTGGGTCAGCACGCAGGACACCACCAGCGTCATCATCGCCGCGCTGAGCCTGCCCAGAGCGGCCAGCCTCGCCCCGGCAGCGGTGGACGTGCAGGTGGACGGCAAGTCCCTTCAGACCGTGCAACTCGGCACGCCGGCTGGGGCCACGCTCGCCGTCCCGTCAGCGCAACTCAGTGCCGGAACCCACACCATCTCGCTGAAGGGAGCGCCGGCGGGCCTGACGTACTCGGGCCAGCTCCGCTACTCGCGCGAACCGGCCACGCTGAACGCCATCACCGGCCGCGGGATCACGCTGGGCCGCACCTACGAACGCCTCACGCCGCAGTGGGACGCCGAGAACAAACGCTACACGTACGCCCGCACGCCCCTCCTGAAGGGAGGGCAGTTCCAGCCGGTCACGGTGGGCGATCTCGTTCTGGTTACCCTGAGCGTCAAGCCCGACCAGACGGCGCGGTATCTGCTGGTCAGCGATCCGATTCCCGCGGGCATGAAGGCCCTGGACGAGCGCAGCCTGACCATCGCGGGCCTGAAGGAACGCGACGGGTACGACTGGGACACCTGGGACTACTGGTACGCCGGACGCGACCTGCTCGACGACCGCGTGGATCTGTACGCCGATTACCTGGAGGGCCGCCAGACCATGACCTACGTACTGCGCGCCCAGACACCCGGCACCTTCACCGCCCTGCCCGCCCACGCCTTCCTGATGTACGACCCCGGCGTGGAGGGCTACGGCCCCGCCGCGACTTTCACGGTTCGCGACCGCTGA